In one Magallana gigas chromosome 9, xbMagGiga1.1, whole genome shotgun sequence genomic region, the following are encoded:
- the LOC105349101 gene encoding glutamate carboxypeptidase 2 isoform X2, which produces MVINGDASIADVSLRCALPYFTCEFSNMTIDNEDVYKKAGWGRSQYAVVFVCSLLFMGVGIGIGYAVGRNNSNSNIPQAGDTAQETATKPPRSPHPIDTILSSINKDNIKQNLWKYTSRPRMSGTPGGYELVQILQEAWRSSGIDEVRVTPYDVLMSYPNRTNPNRVQLLTSSGQLIFQSALFEPALDSLSNNSEIIPPFNAYAAAGISEGDLVYVNYGRIEDFLYLTQNMSIDLKGKTLIARYGKIFRGDKVKNAQRFNASGIIMYTDPSDFNRGNSTYPDSWWMPPSGLQRGTVGGDGDPLTPLYPATDYAYRVKQSDVSGIKIPAQPISYGDAQHFLSEMGGEEAPLEWRGALPITYRIGPGFRNSSLKIRLEVNNFEEKRTVENVIGYIKGKTEPDRYILLGNHHDAWVFGAIDPLSGTAVLTELIRVFGEMLKSGTRPDRTIVFCAWGAEEHGLIGSTEWVEEYMKVLYERAVAYLNVDYAVDYNYVLFAGTSPLLQDSLYQATKQVPNPDTSSSDKTLYDAWKTRDNSNDLEPSVYYSLGSGSDMATFYQRAGVPSIDMWFTYDENKWDILSYPVYHSAYETVYLYENFIDPGYSYTATMAKLWGVLAWNIANEKVLKFDVRRYATAINKFIGNLKTEFGAKWTKQNVNIGALESAAQNLTTEAENFHQKVQSLHATSSAANVLQNRMINDKLIQFERAFIDCEGLPGRPMYKHVMFAPSLYDSYSDNSFPGIVDTMNEIENQNATSKWEVLKQQVSIATFIIQSAANTLKEVGL; this is translated from the exons ATGGTTATAAATGGAGACGCGAGTATAGCGGATGTTTCCCTGCGTTGTGCTTTGCCATATTTTACCTGTGA GTTCTCTAACATGACCATTGACAATGAGGATGTGTACAAGAAAGCAGGATGGGGCAGGAGTCAGTACGCGGTGGTCTTCGTGTGTTCCCTTCTATTCATGGGGGTGGGAATCGGGATAGGCTATGCAGTCGGCAGGAACAATTCCAACTCCAACATTCCACAGGCAGGCGACACCGCCCAGGAGACGGCGACAAAACCCCCCAG ATCTCCTCATCCTATAGATACCATCCTCAGTAGTATCAACAAGGATAACATCAAACAAAACTTATG GAAATATACAAGTCGTCCGCGCATGTCCGGAACCCCGGGCGGATACGAGTTGGTGCAGATATTACAGGAAGCATGGAGGTCATCCGGTATCGATGAGGTCAGGGTCACTCCTTATGACGTATTGATGTCGTACCCCAACAGAACGAATCCAAACCGG GTTCAACTTTTGACGTCATCAGGACAGTTGATTTTCCAGTCTGCTTTATTTGAACCTGCTTTGGACAGTCTCAGTAATAACTCTGAAATCATTCCACCGTTCAATGCCTACGCTGCGGCAGGAATCAGCGAG GGCGATTTGGTGTATGTCAACTATGGTAGGATAGAAGATTTCTTGTACCTCACCCAGAACATGTCCATTGATCTGAAGGGGAAGACCTTAATTGCTCGATACGGCAAGATCTTTAGGGGTGACAAG gtGAAGAATGCACAGCGGTTTAACGCGTCAGGGATTATTATGTACACCGACCCATCGGATTTCAACAGAGGAAACTCGACCTACCCAGACTCTTGGTGGATGCCACCCTCGGGGCTACAGAGAGGAACGGTGGGGGGTGACGGAGACCCCCTCACTCCTCTCTACCCAGCCACAG ACTACGCATACAGAGTAAAACAGTCCGATGTCTCCGGAATAAAGATTCCTGCTCAGCCCATTAGTTATGGCGACGCCCAACACTTTTTAAG cgAGATGGGTGGAGAAGAGGCGCCATTGGAATGGAGAGGGGCGTTACCTATCACCTACAGAATAGGACCAGGCTTCCGAAACTCCTCTCT aaagataaGACTAGAAGTGAACAACTTTGAAGAGAAGAGAACTGTCGAAAATGTGATAGGCTACATCAAAGGCAAAACGGAACCAG ACCGGTATATTCTCCTTGGCAACCACCACGACGCCTGGGTATTTGGCGCCATTGACCCTCTCTCTGGTACAGCGGTCCTGACAGAACTTATCAGGGTTTTCGGAGAAATGCTAAAATCCG GAACCCGCCCCGACCGTACGATAGTTTTCTGTGCCTGGGGAGCCGAGGAGCATGGCTTGATCGGTTCTACTGAGTGGGTCGAG GAGTACATGAAGGTGCTGTATGAGCGGGCCGTGGCCTACCTTAATGTAGACTATGCGGTAGACTACAACTATGTGCTGTTTGCAGGGACATCCCCTCTTCTACAGGATTCTCTGTATCAGGCCACAAAACAA gtTCCCAATCCCGACACAAGCAGCTCAGATAAGACGCTTTACGATGCTTGGAAAACCAGAGATAATTCGAACGACCTTGAACCGAG TGTGTATTACTCCCTGGGGTCCGGCAGTGATATGGCCACGTTTTACCAGAGAGCCGGTGTACCCTCTATAGACATGTGGTTCACGTACGACGAA AACAAATGGGACATTTTGTCGTACCCAGTGTATCACTCCGCGTATGAGACTGTTTACCTGTACGAAAATTTCATAGACCCCGGCTACTCATATACAGCAACAATGGCCAAGTTATGGGGAGTACTGGCTTG GAATATTGCAAACGAAAAAGTTCTCAAATTTGATGTCAGAAGATATGCAACAGCAATTAATAAATTCATAGGAAACTTGAAGACGGAGTTCGGTGCAAAATGGACCAAGCAAAATGTGAACATAG GTGCGCTTGAGTCTGCGGCGCAGAATCTAACAACGGAAGCAgaaaattttcatcaaaaagtGCAGAGTTTGCACGCGACAAG CTCGGCAGCAAACGTCCTACAGAACAGGATGATAAACGATAAGTTGATACAGTTCGAGCGAGCTTTCATTGACTGTGAGGGACTTCCAGGCCGACCAATGTACAA ACACGTGATGTTTGCTCCCAGTCTTTACGACTCTTACTCCGATAATAGTTTCCCGGGCATTGTTGACACTATGAACGAGATCGAAAATCAGAATGCCACGTCAAAGTGGGAAGTTTTAAAGCAGCAGGTATCCATCGCTACTTTTATTATACAGTCCGCAGCAAACACGTTAAAAGAAGTAGGATTATGA
- the LOC105349101 gene encoding glutamate carboxypeptidase 2 isoform X5: MFSSREKLRFSNMTIDNEDVYKKAGWGRSQYAVVFVCSLLFMGVGIGIGYAVGRNNSNSNIPQAGDTAQETATKPPRSPHPIDTILSSINKDNIKQNLWKYTSRPRMSGTPGGYELVQILQEAWRSSGIDEVRVTPYDVLMSYPNRTNPNRVQLLTSSGQLIFQSALFEPALDSLSNNSEIIPPFNAYAAAGISEGDLVYVNYGRIEDFLYLTQNMSIDLKGKTLIARYGKIFRGDKVKNAQRFNASGIIMYTDPSDFNRGNSTYPDSWWMPPSGLQRGTVGGDGDPLTPLYPATDYAYRVKQSDVSGIKIPAQPISYGDAQHFLSEMGGEEAPLEWRGALPITYRIGPGFRNSSLKIRLEVNNFEEKRTVENVIGYIKGKTEPDRYILLGNHHDAWVFGAIDPLSGTAVLTELIRVFGEMLKSGTRPDRTIVFCAWGAEEHGLIGSTEWVEEYMKVLYERAVAYLNVDYAVDYNYVLFAGTSPLLQDSLYQATKQVPNPDTSSSDKTLYDAWKTRDNSNDLEPSVYYSLGSGSDMATFYQRAGVPSIDMWFTYDENKWDILSYPVYHSAYETVYLYENFIDPGYSYTATMAKLWGVLAWNIANEKVLKFDVRRYATAINKFIGNLKTEFGAKWTKQNVNIGALESAAQNLTTEAENFHQKVQSLHATSSAANVLQNRMINDKLIQFERAFIDCEGLPGRPMYKHVMFAPSLYDSYSDNSFPGIVDTMNEIENQNATSKWEVLKQQVSIATFIIQSAANTLKEVGL; the protein is encoded by the exons ATGTTTTCTTCACGGGAAAAGTTAAG GTTCTCTAACATGACCATTGACAATGAGGATGTGTACAAGAAAGCAGGATGGGGCAGGAGTCAGTACGCGGTGGTCTTCGTGTGTTCCCTTCTATTCATGGGGGTGGGAATCGGGATAGGCTATGCAGTCGGCAGGAACAATTCCAACTCCAACATTCCACAGGCAGGCGACACCGCCCAGGAGACGGCGACAAAACCCCCCAG ATCTCCTCATCCTATAGATACCATCCTCAGTAGTATCAACAAGGATAACATCAAACAAAACTTATG GAAATATACAAGTCGTCCGCGCATGTCCGGAACCCCGGGCGGATACGAGTTGGTGCAGATATTACAGGAAGCATGGAGGTCATCCGGTATCGATGAGGTCAGGGTCACTCCTTATGACGTATTGATGTCGTACCCCAACAGAACGAATCCAAACCGG GTTCAACTTTTGACGTCATCAGGACAGTTGATTTTCCAGTCTGCTTTATTTGAACCTGCTTTGGACAGTCTCAGTAATAACTCTGAAATCATTCCACCGTTCAATGCCTACGCTGCGGCAGGAATCAGCGAG GGCGATTTGGTGTATGTCAACTATGGTAGGATAGAAGATTTCTTGTACCTCACCCAGAACATGTCCATTGATCTGAAGGGGAAGACCTTAATTGCTCGATACGGCAAGATCTTTAGGGGTGACAAG gtGAAGAATGCACAGCGGTTTAACGCGTCAGGGATTATTATGTACACCGACCCATCGGATTTCAACAGAGGAAACTCGACCTACCCAGACTCTTGGTGGATGCCACCCTCGGGGCTACAGAGAGGAACGGTGGGGGGTGACGGAGACCCCCTCACTCCTCTCTACCCAGCCACAG ACTACGCATACAGAGTAAAACAGTCCGATGTCTCCGGAATAAAGATTCCTGCTCAGCCCATTAGTTATGGCGACGCCCAACACTTTTTAAG cgAGATGGGTGGAGAAGAGGCGCCATTGGAATGGAGAGGGGCGTTACCTATCACCTACAGAATAGGACCAGGCTTCCGAAACTCCTCTCT aaagataaGACTAGAAGTGAACAACTTTGAAGAGAAGAGAACTGTCGAAAATGTGATAGGCTACATCAAAGGCAAAACGGAACCAG ACCGGTATATTCTCCTTGGCAACCACCACGACGCCTGGGTATTTGGCGCCATTGACCCTCTCTCTGGTACAGCGGTCCTGACAGAACTTATCAGGGTTTTCGGAGAAATGCTAAAATCCG GAACCCGCCCCGACCGTACGATAGTTTTCTGTGCCTGGGGAGCCGAGGAGCATGGCTTGATCGGTTCTACTGAGTGGGTCGAG GAGTACATGAAGGTGCTGTATGAGCGGGCCGTGGCCTACCTTAATGTAGACTATGCGGTAGACTACAACTATGTGCTGTTTGCAGGGACATCCCCTCTTCTACAGGATTCTCTGTATCAGGCCACAAAACAA gtTCCCAATCCCGACACAAGCAGCTCAGATAAGACGCTTTACGATGCTTGGAAAACCAGAGATAATTCGAACGACCTTGAACCGAG TGTGTATTACTCCCTGGGGTCCGGCAGTGATATGGCCACGTTTTACCAGAGAGCCGGTGTACCCTCTATAGACATGTGGTTCACGTACGACGAA AACAAATGGGACATTTTGTCGTACCCAGTGTATCACTCCGCGTATGAGACTGTTTACCTGTACGAAAATTTCATAGACCCCGGCTACTCATATACAGCAACAATGGCCAAGTTATGGGGAGTACTGGCTTG GAATATTGCAAACGAAAAAGTTCTCAAATTTGATGTCAGAAGATATGCAACAGCAATTAATAAATTCATAGGAAACTTGAAGACGGAGTTCGGTGCAAAATGGACCAAGCAAAATGTGAACATAG GTGCGCTTGAGTCTGCGGCGCAGAATCTAACAACGGAAGCAgaaaattttcatcaaaaagtGCAGAGTTTGCACGCGACAAG CTCGGCAGCAAACGTCCTACAGAACAGGATGATAAACGATAAGTTGATACAGTTCGAGCGAGCTTTCATTGACTGTGAGGGACTTCCAGGCCGACCAATGTACAA ACACGTGATGTTTGCTCCCAGTCTTTACGACTCTTACTCCGATAATAGTTTCCCGGGCATTGTTGACACTATGAACGAGATCGAAAATCAGAATGCCACGTCAAAGTGGGAAGTTTTAAAGCAGCAGGTATCCATCGCTACTTTTATTATACAGTCCGCAGCAAACACGTTAAAAGAAGTAGGATTATGA
- the LOC105349101 gene encoding glutamate carboxypeptidase 2 isoform X6 — protein MDKKRHQYKFSNMTIDNEDVYKKAGWGRSQYAVVFVCSLLFMGVGIGIGYAVGRNNSNSNIPQAGDTAQETATKPPRSPHPIDTILSSINKDNIKQNLWKYTSRPRMSGTPGGYELVQILQEAWRSSGIDEVRVTPYDVLMSYPNRTNPNRVQLLTSSGQLIFQSALFEPALDSLSNNSEIIPPFNAYAAAGISEGDLVYVNYGRIEDFLYLTQNMSIDLKGKTLIARYGKIFRGDKVKNAQRFNASGIIMYTDPSDFNRGNSTYPDSWWMPPSGLQRGTVGGDGDPLTPLYPATDYAYRVKQSDVSGIKIPAQPISYGDAQHFLSEMGGEEAPLEWRGALPITYRIGPGFRNSSLKIRLEVNNFEEKRTVENVIGYIKGKTEPDRYILLGNHHDAWVFGAIDPLSGTAVLTELIRVFGEMLKSGTRPDRTIVFCAWGAEEHGLIGSTEWVEEYMKVLYERAVAYLNVDYAVDYNYVLFAGTSPLLQDSLYQATKQVPNPDTSSSDKTLYDAWKTRDNSNDLEPSVYYSLGSGSDMATFYQRAGVPSIDMWFTYDENKWDILSYPVYHSAYETVYLYENFIDPGYSYTATMAKLWGVLAWNIANEKVLKFDVRRYATAINKFIGNLKTEFGAKWTKQNVNIGALESAAQNLTTEAENFHQKVQSLHATSSAANVLQNRMINDKLIQFERAFIDCEGLPGRPMYKHVMFAPSLYDSYSDNSFPGIVDTMNEIENQNATSKWEVLKQQVSIATFIIQSAANTLKEVGL, from the exons atggataaaaaaagaCACCAGTACAA GTTCTCTAACATGACCATTGACAATGAGGATGTGTACAAGAAAGCAGGATGGGGCAGGAGTCAGTACGCGGTGGTCTTCGTGTGTTCCCTTCTATTCATGGGGGTGGGAATCGGGATAGGCTATGCAGTCGGCAGGAACAATTCCAACTCCAACATTCCACAGGCAGGCGACACCGCCCAGGAGACGGCGACAAAACCCCCCAG ATCTCCTCATCCTATAGATACCATCCTCAGTAGTATCAACAAGGATAACATCAAACAAAACTTATG GAAATATACAAGTCGTCCGCGCATGTCCGGAACCCCGGGCGGATACGAGTTGGTGCAGATATTACAGGAAGCATGGAGGTCATCCGGTATCGATGAGGTCAGGGTCACTCCTTATGACGTATTGATGTCGTACCCCAACAGAACGAATCCAAACCGG GTTCAACTTTTGACGTCATCAGGACAGTTGATTTTCCAGTCTGCTTTATTTGAACCTGCTTTGGACAGTCTCAGTAATAACTCTGAAATCATTCCACCGTTCAATGCCTACGCTGCGGCAGGAATCAGCGAG GGCGATTTGGTGTATGTCAACTATGGTAGGATAGAAGATTTCTTGTACCTCACCCAGAACATGTCCATTGATCTGAAGGGGAAGACCTTAATTGCTCGATACGGCAAGATCTTTAGGGGTGACAAG gtGAAGAATGCACAGCGGTTTAACGCGTCAGGGATTATTATGTACACCGACCCATCGGATTTCAACAGAGGAAACTCGACCTACCCAGACTCTTGGTGGATGCCACCCTCGGGGCTACAGAGAGGAACGGTGGGGGGTGACGGAGACCCCCTCACTCCTCTCTACCCAGCCACAG ACTACGCATACAGAGTAAAACAGTCCGATGTCTCCGGAATAAAGATTCCTGCTCAGCCCATTAGTTATGGCGACGCCCAACACTTTTTAAG cgAGATGGGTGGAGAAGAGGCGCCATTGGAATGGAGAGGGGCGTTACCTATCACCTACAGAATAGGACCAGGCTTCCGAAACTCCTCTCT aaagataaGACTAGAAGTGAACAACTTTGAAGAGAAGAGAACTGTCGAAAATGTGATAGGCTACATCAAAGGCAAAACGGAACCAG ACCGGTATATTCTCCTTGGCAACCACCACGACGCCTGGGTATTTGGCGCCATTGACCCTCTCTCTGGTACAGCGGTCCTGACAGAACTTATCAGGGTTTTCGGAGAAATGCTAAAATCCG GAACCCGCCCCGACCGTACGATAGTTTTCTGTGCCTGGGGAGCCGAGGAGCATGGCTTGATCGGTTCTACTGAGTGGGTCGAG GAGTACATGAAGGTGCTGTATGAGCGGGCCGTGGCCTACCTTAATGTAGACTATGCGGTAGACTACAACTATGTGCTGTTTGCAGGGACATCCCCTCTTCTACAGGATTCTCTGTATCAGGCCACAAAACAA gtTCCCAATCCCGACACAAGCAGCTCAGATAAGACGCTTTACGATGCTTGGAAAACCAGAGATAATTCGAACGACCTTGAACCGAG TGTGTATTACTCCCTGGGGTCCGGCAGTGATATGGCCACGTTTTACCAGAGAGCCGGTGTACCCTCTATAGACATGTGGTTCACGTACGACGAA AACAAATGGGACATTTTGTCGTACCCAGTGTATCACTCCGCGTATGAGACTGTTTACCTGTACGAAAATTTCATAGACCCCGGCTACTCATATACAGCAACAATGGCCAAGTTATGGGGAGTACTGGCTTG GAATATTGCAAACGAAAAAGTTCTCAAATTTGATGTCAGAAGATATGCAACAGCAATTAATAAATTCATAGGAAACTTGAAGACGGAGTTCGGTGCAAAATGGACCAAGCAAAATGTGAACATAG GTGCGCTTGAGTCTGCGGCGCAGAATCTAACAACGGAAGCAgaaaattttcatcaaaaagtGCAGAGTTTGCACGCGACAAG CTCGGCAGCAAACGTCCTACAGAACAGGATGATAAACGATAAGTTGATACAGTTCGAGCGAGCTTTCATTGACTGTGAGGGACTTCCAGGCCGACCAATGTACAA ACACGTGATGTTTGCTCCCAGTCTTTACGACTCTTACTCCGATAATAGTTTCCCGGGCATTGTTGACACTATGAACGAGATCGAAAATCAGAATGCCACGTCAAAGTGGGAAGTTTTAAAGCAGCAGGTATCCATCGCTACTTTTATTATACAGTCCGCAGCAAACACGTTAAAAGAAGTAGGATTATGA
- the LOC105349101 gene encoding glutamate carboxypeptidase 2 isoform X3 — MDHNLRNTTYWFSNMTIDNEDVYKKAGWGRSQYAVVFVCSLLFMGVGIGIGYAVGRNNSNSNIPQAGDTAQETATKPPRSPHPIDTILSSINKDNIKQNLWKYTSRPRMSGTPGGYELVQILQEAWRSSGIDEVRVTPYDVLMSYPNRTNPNRVQLLTSSGQLIFQSALFEPALDSLSNNSEIIPPFNAYAAAGISEGDLVYVNYGRIEDFLYLTQNMSIDLKGKTLIARYGKIFRGDKVKNAQRFNASGIIMYTDPSDFNRGNSTYPDSWWMPPSGLQRGTVGGDGDPLTPLYPATDYAYRVKQSDVSGIKIPAQPISYGDAQHFLSEMGGEEAPLEWRGALPITYRIGPGFRNSSLKIRLEVNNFEEKRTVENVIGYIKGKTEPDRYILLGNHHDAWVFGAIDPLSGTAVLTELIRVFGEMLKSGTRPDRTIVFCAWGAEEHGLIGSTEWVEEYMKVLYERAVAYLNVDYAVDYNYVLFAGTSPLLQDSLYQATKQVPNPDTSSSDKTLYDAWKTRDNSNDLEPSVYYSLGSGSDMATFYQRAGVPSIDMWFTYDENKWDILSYPVYHSAYETVYLYENFIDPGYSYTATMAKLWGVLAWNIANEKVLKFDVRRYATAINKFIGNLKTEFGAKWTKQNVNIGALESAAQNLTTEAENFHQKVQSLHATSSAANVLQNRMINDKLIQFERAFIDCEGLPGRPMYKHVMFAPSLYDSYSDNSFPGIVDTMNEIENQNATSKWEVLKQQVSIATFIIQSAANTLKEVGL; from the exons ATGGACCATAATTTAAGGAATACTACCTACTG GTTCTCTAACATGACCATTGACAATGAGGATGTGTACAAGAAAGCAGGATGGGGCAGGAGTCAGTACGCGGTGGTCTTCGTGTGTTCCCTTCTATTCATGGGGGTGGGAATCGGGATAGGCTATGCAGTCGGCAGGAACAATTCCAACTCCAACATTCCACAGGCAGGCGACACCGCCCAGGAGACGGCGACAAAACCCCCCAG ATCTCCTCATCCTATAGATACCATCCTCAGTAGTATCAACAAGGATAACATCAAACAAAACTTATG GAAATATACAAGTCGTCCGCGCATGTCCGGAACCCCGGGCGGATACGAGTTGGTGCAGATATTACAGGAAGCATGGAGGTCATCCGGTATCGATGAGGTCAGGGTCACTCCTTATGACGTATTGATGTCGTACCCCAACAGAACGAATCCAAACCGG GTTCAACTTTTGACGTCATCAGGACAGTTGATTTTCCAGTCTGCTTTATTTGAACCTGCTTTGGACAGTCTCAGTAATAACTCTGAAATCATTCCACCGTTCAATGCCTACGCTGCGGCAGGAATCAGCGAG GGCGATTTGGTGTATGTCAACTATGGTAGGATAGAAGATTTCTTGTACCTCACCCAGAACATGTCCATTGATCTGAAGGGGAAGACCTTAATTGCTCGATACGGCAAGATCTTTAGGGGTGACAAG gtGAAGAATGCACAGCGGTTTAACGCGTCAGGGATTATTATGTACACCGACCCATCGGATTTCAACAGAGGAAACTCGACCTACCCAGACTCTTGGTGGATGCCACCCTCGGGGCTACAGAGAGGAACGGTGGGGGGTGACGGAGACCCCCTCACTCCTCTCTACCCAGCCACAG ACTACGCATACAGAGTAAAACAGTCCGATGTCTCCGGAATAAAGATTCCTGCTCAGCCCATTAGTTATGGCGACGCCCAACACTTTTTAAG cgAGATGGGTGGAGAAGAGGCGCCATTGGAATGGAGAGGGGCGTTACCTATCACCTACAGAATAGGACCAGGCTTCCGAAACTCCTCTCT aaagataaGACTAGAAGTGAACAACTTTGAAGAGAAGAGAACTGTCGAAAATGTGATAGGCTACATCAAAGGCAAAACGGAACCAG ACCGGTATATTCTCCTTGGCAACCACCACGACGCCTGGGTATTTGGCGCCATTGACCCTCTCTCTGGTACAGCGGTCCTGACAGAACTTATCAGGGTTTTCGGAGAAATGCTAAAATCCG GAACCCGCCCCGACCGTACGATAGTTTTCTGTGCCTGGGGAGCCGAGGAGCATGGCTTGATCGGTTCTACTGAGTGGGTCGAG GAGTACATGAAGGTGCTGTATGAGCGGGCCGTGGCCTACCTTAATGTAGACTATGCGGTAGACTACAACTATGTGCTGTTTGCAGGGACATCCCCTCTTCTACAGGATTCTCTGTATCAGGCCACAAAACAA gtTCCCAATCCCGACACAAGCAGCTCAGATAAGACGCTTTACGATGCTTGGAAAACCAGAGATAATTCGAACGACCTTGAACCGAG TGTGTATTACTCCCTGGGGTCCGGCAGTGATATGGCCACGTTTTACCAGAGAGCCGGTGTACCCTCTATAGACATGTGGTTCACGTACGACGAA AACAAATGGGACATTTTGTCGTACCCAGTGTATCACTCCGCGTATGAGACTGTTTACCTGTACGAAAATTTCATAGACCCCGGCTACTCATATACAGCAACAATGGCCAAGTTATGGGGAGTACTGGCTTG GAATATTGCAAACGAAAAAGTTCTCAAATTTGATGTCAGAAGATATGCAACAGCAATTAATAAATTCATAGGAAACTTGAAGACGGAGTTCGGTGCAAAATGGACCAAGCAAAATGTGAACATAG GTGCGCTTGAGTCTGCGGCGCAGAATCTAACAACGGAAGCAgaaaattttcatcaaaaagtGCAGAGTTTGCACGCGACAAG CTCGGCAGCAAACGTCCTACAGAACAGGATGATAAACGATAAGTTGATACAGTTCGAGCGAGCTTTCATTGACTGTGAGGGACTTCCAGGCCGACCAATGTACAA ACACGTGATGTTTGCTCCCAGTCTTTACGACTCTTACTCCGATAATAGTTTCCCGGGCATTGTTGACACTATGAACGAGATCGAAAATCAGAATGCCACGTCAAAGTGGGAAGTTTTAAAGCAGCAGGTATCCATCGCTACTTTTATTATACAGTCCGCAGCAAACACGTTAAAAGAAGTAGGATTATGA